The Microbulbifer sp. YPW1 genome contains a region encoding:
- the nagX gene encoding transmembrane glucosamine N-acetyltransferase NagX, protein MANKKQRLASVDALRGFDMFWIIGGEALFLPLFALTGWSIFQFGHGQMQHTQWHGFSFYDLIFPLFIFLSGVTLGLANKSLRGLPLSQRAPVYRKSVKRLFLLILLGVVYNHGWGTGIPADLGEIRYASVLARIGFAWFFAAMIVWHFGLGTQCAIAAAILIGYCLLQMTVGTLTPDGSVNAWVDQHFLPGITYQNRAYDPEGVLSTIPAIINALFGVFAGRWLARYAGDHGAILKGLFSSAAICLLAGFLWHWVYPVNKELWTSSFVLITSGCCLLLLGIFYLVVDMWHWKTFTYFFAVIGCNAILVYIGTSLVNWQYSSKSLFGGVASALPDAAGTLLIACGVILLQWLVLRFLYKRGIFISP, encoded by the coding sequence ATGGCCAACAAAAAACAAAGACTCGCTTCGGTAGACGCCCTGCGCGGCTTCGATATGTTCTGGATCATCGGTGGTGAGGCACTGTTCCTCCCATTATTTGCGCTTACCGGCTGGTCCATTTTTCAGTTCGGGCACGGGCAGATGCAGCATACCCAGTGGCACGGGTTCAGCTTCTACGACCTGATCTTCCCGCTGTTTATTTTCCTCTCCGGGGTAACCCTGGGATTGGCCAACAAGTCTCTGCGTGGATTGCCGTTGAGCCAGCGGGCTCCGGTTTATCGGAAATCGGTGAAGCGCCTGTTCCTGCTGATACTGCTGGGGGTCGTTTACAATCACGGCTGGGGCACGGGCATTCCTGCAGATCTGGGTGAAATCCGCTACGCCAGTGTACTGGCGCGCATTGGCTTCGCCTGGTTTTTCGCGGCGATGATTGTGTGGCACTTTGGCTTGGGCACCCAGTGCGCCATTGCCGCCGCCATTCTGATCGGCTACTGCCTGCTGCAAATGACGGTCGGTACCTTGACCCCGGACGGATCGGTCAATGCGTGGGTGGACCAGCACTTCCTGCCCGGTATCACTTACCAGAACCGCGCCTACGATCCGGAGGGTGTACTCTCGACGATTCCCGCTATCATCAATGCGCTGTTTGGTGTTTTTGCCGGTCGCTGGTTGGCACGATATGCGGGGGACCACGGGGCTATCCTGAAAGGGCTTTTCAGCAGTGCCGCGATCTGTCTGCTGGCAGGTTTTTTATGGCACTGGGTTTACCCGGTGAACAAGGAGCTGTGGACTAGTTCCTTTGTCTTGATCACCTCTGGTTGCTGTCTGTTACTGCTGGGGATTTTCTATCTGGTGGTCGATATGTGGCACTGGAAAACCTTCACTTATTTTTTCGCGGTGATCGGCTGCAATGCCATTCTGGTGTATATCGGTACCAGCCTGGTGAACTGGCAATACAGCAGTAAAAGTCTGTTTGGGGGAGTTGCTTCAGCCCTGCCAGACGCGGCGGGCACGCTATTGATCGCCTGCGGAGTGATTTTGCTGCAGTGGCTGGTGCTGAGATTTCTGTACAAGCGCGGGATTTTTATCAGTCCTTGA
- the mutT gene encoding 8-oxo-dGTP diphosphatase MutT has translation MGGSGIKHIHVAVGVILGADGRILLAKRPEHLHMGGRWEFPGGKVEEDESIQQAMARELKEELDIDVKAMEPLIEVRHDYGDKQVFLDTWCITEFEGIERGVEGQELAWVSVAELSEYRFPDANQPIVTALQARLS, from the coding sequence ATGGGCGGCTCCGGGATCAAGCATATTCATGTGGCGGTAGGTGTAATCCTGGGCGCTGATGGTCGTATTCTCCTGGCCAAGCGCCCTGAGCATTTGCATATGGGCGGGCGCTGGGAGTTTCCCGGCGGCAAGGTCGAAGAGGATGAATCCATTCAGCAGGCCATGGCCCGGGAACTGAAGGAAGAGCTCGATATCGATGTGAAGGCGATGGAGCCGTTAATCGAAGTCCGTCACGATTACGGAGACAAGCAGGTATTTCTGGATACCTGGTGCATTACCGAATTTGAGGGTATAGAGCGTGGAGTTGAGGGACAGGAATTGGCTTGGGTCTCGGTCGCGGAGCTCTCGGAGTATCGCTTCCCGGATGCCAATCAGCCGATCGTAACGGCGTTACAAGCTCGCTTAAGTTAA
- the argJ gene encoding bifunctional glutamate N-acetyltransferase/amino-acid acetyltransferase ArgJ, with protein sequence MAQSLPQIPGVRLSAVPAKIKNWQRDDLLLIEVAEGANVSATFTQNAFCAAPVLVARKHIAGGNIRALLINAGNANAATGERGVADANRCCEGVAEALGIQPSQVLPFSTGVIGEHLPVQKILDAIPTAAAQLQFDAWQAAAQAIMTTDTRPKTASRTVEIAGETLTVAGIAKGAGMIQPNMATMLAYVATDAAIPQPMLDNLVKEAVAASFNRISVDGDTSTNDACVLIASGVTGEVIGDANSEAYAQLKAAIVEVHIELAQAIVKDGEGATKFVTVQVNNAGNSAEALRTAFEIGESPLVKTALYASDPNWGRLVMAIGNAGLENLDTGKISIYLDDVQIVDAGGRADTYTEEAGQAVFDKPEFTITVDLQRGDACEHIWTCDFSHEYVTINAEYRT encoded by the coding sequence ATGGCGCAGTCCCTGCCGCAAATTCCCGGTGTCCGTCTTTCTGCAGTGCCGGCGAAGATAAAAAACTGGCAACGCGACGATCTGCTGTTAATCGAAGTAGCCGAAGGTGCCAATGTCTCCGCGACCTTCACCCAGAATGCATTCTGTGCAGCGCCGGTACTGGTGGCGCGCAAGCACATTGCCGGTGGCAATATACGCGCGCTGTTAATCAATGCGGGTAATGCCAATGCGGCCACCGGTGAGCGCGGTGTGGCGGATGCCAATCGCTGCTGTGAAGGCGTGGCAGAGGCCCTGGGTATTCAGCCATCTCAGGTTCTGCCGTTCAGCACCGGCGTGATCGGTGAGCACCTGCCGGTGCAGAAAATTCTGGATGCGATCCCCACTGCCGCTGCCCAGTTGCAGTTTGATGCCTGGCAGGCTGCGGCGCAGGCCATCATGACCACCGATACTCGCCCGAAAACTGCGAGCAGAACCGTCGAGATTGCCGGCGAAACCCTCACCGTTGCCGGCATCGCCAAGGGCGCGGGTATGATCCAGCCGAATATGGCCACCATGCTGGCGTATGTGGCGACCGATGCGGCAATCCCCCAGCCGATGCTGGATAACCTGGTGAAAGAGGCAGTGGCTGCGTCCTTCAACCGCATCAGTGTGGATGGGGATACTTCGACCAACGATGCTTGCGTGCTGATCGCCAGTGGCGTTACCGGTGAGGTCATCGGAGACGCTAACAGCGAGGCCTATGCGCAGTTGAAGGCGGCGATCGTCGAGGTACATATCGAGCTTGCTCAGGCCATCGTGAAAGATGGTGAGGGTGCGACCAAGTTTGTCACAGTGCAGGTCAACAACGCGGGCAATTCCGCCGAGGCCCTGCGTACCGCATTTGAGATTGGCGAGTCACCACTGGTTAAAACCGCACTTTACGCTTCAGATCCCAACTGGGGCCGGCTGGTAATGGCCATCGGTAACGCGGGGCTGGAGAATCTGGATACCGGCAAAATCTCCATTTATCTCGATGATGTACAGATCGTGGATGCGGGTGGTCGCGCGGATACTTATACGGAGGAAGCGGGGCAGGCAGTATTCGACAAGCCAGAATTTACCATTACCGTGGATTTACAGCGGGGTGATGCCTGCGAGCATATCTGGACTTGTGACTTCTCGCACGAGTACGTGACCATCAATGCAGAGTACCGCACCTGA
- the secA gene encoding preprotein translocase subunit SecA produces the protein MIGKLIKTVFGSKNDRELKRMRKVVAKINALEDEYRALDDAALKAKTEEFKQRLSQGETLDQILPEAFAAVREASDRALGMRHFDVQMIGGMTLHEGHIAEMRTGEGKTLVATLPAYLNALEGKGVHIVTVNDYLASRDANWMRPVYEFLGLTVGIVVSQQHPEDKKAAYQADITYGTNNEFGFDYLRDNMVLRKEDRTQRAQNFAIVDEVDSILIDEARTPLIISGAAEDSSQLYMAMNKLVPQLERGEEGGEGHYTVDEKSRQVEMTEDGHQLIEDLLTRGGLLKEDESLYAPGNLGLLHHVNAALRAHVLFHKDVDYIVQNGQVVLIDEHTGRTMPGRRLSEGLHQALEAKENVQIQSESQTLASTTFQNLFRFYPKLSGMTGTADTEAFEFRQIYGLDVVVIPTNKPKQRDDLNDLVYLTKEEKLEAIIEDIKYCRDKKAPILVGTASIETSEEMSRMLQKAKIEHQVLNAKFHEKEAQIIAQAGRPGTVTIATNMAGRGTDIVLGGNWEAEVEELQEREGREASKEEIDAIKDEWKKRHETVIEAGGLHIIGTERHESRRIDNQLRGRAGRQGDPGVTRFYLSLEDNLMRIFASDRVKNFMQMLGMERGEAIEHRMVSNAIEKAQRRVEGRNFDIRKQLLEYDDVANDQRQVIYSQRNELLEADSISDTITAIRDDVVNELISTHVPPQSVEEQWDIPTLEQQLAAELGLQLPVQQWLDEDRTLHEESLRAKIVEESQQAYQNKLARIAESTGDENLMPTIERQVMLQVLDQLWKEHLSSMDHLRAGIGLRAYANKNPKQEFKRESFHLFQSLLDNLKHEVIRVLAHVEPMTREQMEEMEQRRLEAQRRQQLELQHAQASAIPEAEAQAEAAQEPARRGPRVGRNDPCPCGSGKKYKQCHGKLTSSTPS, from the coding sequence ATGATTGGCAAACTGATAAAAACAGTCTTCGGTTCAAAAAATGACCGGGAACTCAAGCGTATGCGCAAGGTGGTCGCCAAGATCAACGCGCTGGAAGATGAGTACAGGGCGCTGGATGACGCCGCGCTGAAAGCCAAGACAGAAGAATTCAAACAGCGCCTGTCCCAGGGCGAGACCCTAGACCAGATTCTGCCGGAGGCCTTCGCCGCGGTGCGGGAAGCCAGTGACCGCGCACTGGGCATGCGTCACTTTGATGTGCAGATGATCGGCGGTATGACCCTGCACGAAGGGCATATTGCGGAAATGCGCACCGGTGAGGGTAAAACCCTGGTGGCGACCCTGCCAGCCTACCTGAATGCGCTGGAGGGCAAGGGTGTCCATATCGTTACCGTGAACGATTACCTCGCCAGCCGGGATGCCAACTGGATGCGTCCGGTGTACGAGTTTCTCGGTCTCACCGTGGGTATCGTGGTTTCCCAGCAGCACCCGGAAGACAAAAAAGCTGCCTATCAGGCGGACATCACCTACGGTACCAACAACGAATTCGGCTTCGACTACCTGCGCGACAACATGGTATTGCGCAAGGAAGATCGTACCCAGCGCGCGCAGAACTTCGCCATTGTGGATGAGGTTGACTCCATCCTGATCGACGAGGCGCGTACTCCGCTGATCATTTCCGGTGCCGCGGAAGACTCCTCACAGCTGTATATGGCCATGAACAAGCTGGTTCCCCAGCTCGAGCGTGGGGAAGAGGGCGGCGAAGGCCACTACACCGTGGACGAGAAATCCCGTCAGGTAGAGATGACCGAAGACGGTCACCAGCTGATCGAGGACCTGCTGACCCGCGGCGGCCTGCTGAAAGAGGACGAATCCCTGTACGCACCGGGTAACCTTGGCCTGCTGCACCATGTGAATGCCGCGCTGCGTGCGCACGTTCTGTTCCACAAAGATGTGGATTACATCGTGCAGAACGGTCAGGTGGTGCTGATCGACGAACACACCGGCCGAACCATGCCCGGCCGCCGTCTCTCCGAGGGCCTGCATCAGGCGCTGGAAGCGAAGGAAAATGTTCAGATTCAGAGCGAGAGCCAGACCCTCGCTTCTACTACCTTCCAGAACCTGTTCCGCTTCTATCCCAAACTGTCCGGTATGACCGGTACTGCAGATACCGAAGCGTTCGAATTCCGCCAGATCTACGGCCTGGATGTGGTGGTAATCCCCACCAACAAGCCCAAGCAGCGCGACGACCTGAACGACCTGGTGTACCTCACCAAGGAGGAGAAGCTCGAAGCGATCATTGAAGACATCAAATACTGCCGCGACAAGAAGGCGCCGATCCTGGTGGGTACTGCTTCCATCGAGACCTCGGAAGAGATGTCGCGCATGCTGCAGAAAGCCAAGATCGAGCATCAGGTACTGAACGCCAAGTTTCACGAAAAAGAAGCGCAGATCATCGCCCAGGCCGGCCGCCCGGGTACCGTCACCATCGCCACCAATATGGCTGGTCGCGGTACGGATATCGTGCTAGGCGGCAACTGGGAAGCGGAAGTCGAAGAGCTGCAGGAGCGCGAGGGGCGTGAAGCAAGCAAAGAAGAAATCGACGCGATCAAAGATGAGTGGAAGAAACGCCATGAGACGGTGATCGAGGCTGGTGGCCTGCACATCATCGGCACCGAGCGCCACGAATCGCGCCGGATCGACAACCAGCTGCGTGGTCGCGCCGGTCGTCAGGGTGACCCGGGTGTGACCCGCTTCTACCTGTCTCTGGAAGACAACCTGATGCGTATCTTCGCCTCTGACCGGGTGAAGAATTTCATGCAGATGCTTGGTATGGAGCGCGGTGAGGCCATCGAGCACCGCATGGTCTCCAATGCCATTGAAAAGGCACAGCGCCGCGTAGAAGGTCGTAACTTCGATATCCGCAAGCAGTTGCTGGAATACGATGATGTGGCCAACGACCAGCGTCAGGTGATCTACTCCCAGCGCAACGAGCTGCTCGAAGCGGATTCCATCAGTGACACCATCACAGCCATCCGCGACGACGTGGTGAATGAGCTGATTTCCACTCATGTTCCGCCGCAGAGCGTTGAAGAACAGTGGGATATTCCCACACTGGAACAGCAGCTGGCGGCGGAGCTGGGCCTGCAATTGCCGGTTCAGCAGTGGCTGGATGAAGACCGCACCCTGCACGAGGAGAGCCTGCGGGCGAAGATCGTCGAAGAATCACAGCAGGCGTACCAGAACAAACTGGCGCGTATTGCCGAGAGCACCGGCGACGAGAACCTGATGCCGACCATCGAGCGCCAGGTGATGCTGCAGGTGCTGGACCAGCTGTGGAAGGAGCATCTCTCCAGCATGGACCACTTGCGCGCGGGTATTGGTTTGCGCGCCTACGCCAACAAAAACCCCAAGCAGGAATTCAAGCGCGAATCCTTCCACTTGTTCCAGAGCCTGCTGGATAATCTCAAGCACGAAGTTATCCGCGTATTGGCCCATGTGGAACCGATGACCCGCGAGCAGATGGAAGAGATGGAGCAGCGCCGACTGGAAGCCCAGCGTCGCCAGCAACTGGAGCTCCAGCATGCGCAGGCATCCGCGATTCCGGAGGCTGAGGCCCAGGCAGAGGCCGCTCAGGAGCCCGCACGACGCGGTCCGCGAGTGGGGCGTAACGATCCCTGTCCCTGTGGGTCTGGCAAGAAGTACAAGCAGTGTCATGGCAAGCTGACTTCTTCCACTCCGTCCTGA